The sequence TCCGACGAATGCAGACAGCAGATCCAGCCCCACGGCAAAACCTGCCGCGCGCGCCGGTCCGTCCGGCCCCGCTCCCCAACGGACCACAAACTGCCAGGTCTGGAAATTGACCAACCCCGTCACGGTCTGGCCCAGCGCGACGATGATCGCGAAATAGCCGAATCCGTCGAGACCCAGCGTGCGGGTGGCAAGCGCGAGGTAAACGAGGCTCAGCACCGCGTTGAAGCCGCGCCCTCCCAGGAGCCAGCCCATGTTCTTGAAGATGCGCCGCATGCGTGCTTACAGCCCGATCAGGTGATATGCGGCGAAGATGGTCATGGCGCGGCTTCCTAGCCTATGCGTGGCGTTAGGCAAACGCGGTAATCTCCAGGGGCGGTAACAAAGTTTCTCGTATGCGTATCATCTTTAGCCGCAAGGGTTTCGACAGCGCCGCCGGTGGCGGGGCTTCCCCGATTATCGATGGGTGCCCGGTTTCTTTGCCCATACCCAGCGCCGGCTGGTCGCAGACGACCTATGCCGATCTTGGCCTGGGGGGAGCCGTGCACCGCGCCAGCCGGGGCAAGCTCGGCACTGACGACCATTGCCACCACGATCCCATGTTCCTCGACGATGACACATGCCTGTTCGGCCAATGTAGCGCGGCGCAGACGCACCTTGCCAACCGCGGCGTAGGCGAGGGCGATGTGTTCCTGTTCTTCGGCCTCTTTCGCGAAGAAGACAGCGGTGAACCGCATCACCGCATCTTCGGCTATTTGCGGATCGAAGAGATCGTCGACCTGTCGCACTGCAGCGATCACCGCAGGCAAGAGCTGGCGATGCTGGGACATCCGCACGCACTGGGGATGCACGCGAAGAACGATGTCATCTATTGCGGGAAGGGAGCGACCGCAGGGCAGGCCTGCGATGTCCTGCGCCTGACTGTGCCCGGTGGGCCGCCCAGCCTGTGGCGGCGACCGGCGTGGCTGAAGCCCGGCGGTCTCAGCTATCACGACCGGGCCGACCGCTGGCTTTCCGGCAAGCGGATCAGGAGCGTGGCGCGCGGGCAGGAATTTGTCGCCGATATCGGTCGCAGGCAGGCACCGAGGACGTGGCTCGACACCATCCTTTCCGAGATCCGATCCGATACAGTAAAAAGTAGGTAATACCTACAAAGATAACTGGCAGGCAGCGGCGTTAATGGTTACAGCTGTAGCCGCATCGTGGCTGCCTCGCGTCCTTTGGGTCGCCCAAAACCAAAGCCGTTGCGGTCACGGTGCACCCGTTTTTTGCGGTTTGCCGGATGCAAACCTTGCCCTTACGACCCCGCCTCCCCACCCGGCCACCATAGCCTGATGGTATCATTGGTGGCCGGGTGGGGAGGCGGGTTGGCCAAAGTGGCTTCGGGTGCCCTGCGCGTAAGCGCAGCGAGTTAAAGCATCTTGATAATGGCGCTGAAATCGAGCCCGCCATTGCCTGCGCCAGCGAAGTCTTCGTACAGCGAAGCCGCCCGCGCACCCATCGGAGTCGCCGCATCGGCGCTCTCCGCCGCTTCCATTGCCAACCGCAGGTCCTTCAGCATCAGCGCGGTGGCGAAACCGCCCTGGTAGTCATTGTCGGACGGCGACTGCGGGCCGACGCCGGGCACCGGGCAATAGCTCGTCATCGACCAGCACTGGCCCGAGCTGACCGAGGAAATGTCGTAGAAGGTCTGCGGGTCGAGCCCCAGCTTCTCGGCCATCTTGAAGGCCTCGCAGGTTCCGATCATGTGGATGCCCAGCAGCATGTTGTTGCAGATCTTGGCAGCCTGGCCGTTGCCGGCGTCTCCGGCGTGGATCACGGCCTTGCCCATGGCTTCGAGGATCGGTTTGGCGCGGGCGAAGGCGCTGTCGGTACCGCCGACCATGAAGGTCAGCGTGCCGCCATTGGCCGCCGCGATCCCGCCGCTGACGGGGGCATCGACCATCTCATATCCGCCGGCGTCCGCCGCAGCGATCACTTCGCGCGCGGTGGCGACATCGATGGTGGAGCAATCGAGCAGCACCGCACCGGCCGGGGCATGGCCGATCACTTCATTGGTGTAGACACCCTTCACGATTGCGCCATTGGGCAGCATCGAGACCACGGCATCGACGCCCTCGACGGCCTCCTTCGCGCTGCCGAAGGTGGTGCAACCCGCCTCGCACGCATGGGCGATGGCCGTTTCGCTCAAGTCAAAGGCCTGCACCGCATGTCCCGCCTTGACGAGGTTCGCGGCCATCCCGCCGCCCATGTTGCCGAGGCCGATAAAGCCGATCTTCATGTCAGTCTCCAATCCGTCATTGCGAGCGGCGAAGCCGCGCGGCAATCCAGTGACCTTTGCTATTGGCACGGTCTGAAGCTGGATTGCTTCGTCGCTACGCTCCTCGCAATGACGAGGTGCGCAGAAATACTCTCACCGCCCCTTCCAGTTGCCTTCGCGCTTCTCGATGAAGGCGGCCATGCCTTCGGCCTTGTCTTCGCTGGCCGTAAGGATCTGGAACAGGCGGCGTTCCTGGGTCAGGCCCTGGTCAAGCGTCATCTCGAAAGCGCTGTTGACCATCTCCTTGTTGGCGATCGCGGCCATCGGCGGCATCGAGGCGATCAGCGTTGCGGTTTTCTTCGCTTCGGTCATCAGCTCGTCATGCGGTACGACCTTTGCAACAAGGTTGCTGCGTTCGGCTTCTTCGGCGCCCATCATCCGGCCGGTGAGGCACATTTCCATTGCCTTGGACTTGCCGATGGCGCGGGTCAGCCGCTGGCTGCCGCCCATGCCGGGCGCGACGCCGAGCTTGATTTCCGGCTGGCCGAACCTGGCATTCTCCGAAGCAATGATGAAGTCGGCCATCATGGCGAGTTCGCACCCGCCGCCCAGCGCGAAGCCGTTGACCGCGGCGATCCACGGCTTGCGCGTCGTCTTGACGATGTGGCTGGTCCACTT is a genomic window of Parerythrobacter aestuarii containing:
- a CDS encoding Nmad3 family putative nucleotide modification protein gives rise to the protein MRIIFSRKGFDSAAGGGASPIIDGCPVSLPIPSAGWSQTTYADLGLGGAVHRASRGKLGTDDHCHHDPMFLDDDTCLFGQCSAAQTHLANRGVGEGDVFLFFGLFREEDSGEPHHRIFGYLRIEEIVDLSHCSDHRRQELAMLGHPHALGMHAKNDVIYCGKGATAGQACDVLRLTVPGGPPSLWRRPAWLKPGGLSYHDRADRWLSGKRIRSVARGQEFVADIGRRQAPRTWLDTILSEIRSDTVKSR
- the mmsB gene encoding 3-hydroxyisobutyrate dehydrogenase — translated: MKIGFIGLGNMGGGMAANLVKAGHAVQAFDLSETAIAHACEAGCTTFGSAKEAVEGVDAVVSMLPNGAIVKGVYTNEVIGHAPAGAVLLDCSTIDVATAREVIAAADAGGYEMVDAPVSGGIAAANGGTLTFMVGGTDSAFARAKPILEAMGKAVIHAGDAGNGQAAKICNNMLLGIHMIGTCEAFKMAEKLGLDPQTFYDISSVSSGQCWSMTSYCPVPGVGPQSPSDNDYQGGFATALMLKDLRLAMEAAESADAATPMGARAASLYEDFAGAGNGGLDFSAIIKML
- a CDS encoding enoyl-CoA hydratase-related protein encodes the protein MSYETILTETDSAVTIITLNRPQALNALSSVVLDELIDAFAAYQADDSQLCAILTGSGDKAFAAGADIKEMSDKAAADFYLEDFFGKWTSHIVKTTRKPWIAAVNGFALGGGCELAMMADFIIASENARFGQPEIKLGVAPGMGGSQRLTRAIGKSKAMEMCLTGRMMGAEEAERSNLVAKVVPHDELMTEAKKTATLIASMPPMAAIANKEMVNSAFEMTLDQGLTQERRLFQILTASEDKAEGMAAFIEKREGNWKGR